A region of Ahaetulla prasina isolate Xishuangbanna chromosome 12, ASM2864084v1, whole genome shotgun sequence DNA encodes the following proteins:
- the CBLN1 gene encoding cerebellin-1 encodes MLALELLSLAWLAGVVMGQNETEPIILEGKCLVVCDSNPASDPTGTALGISVRSGSAKVAFSAIRSTNHEPSEMSNRTMIIYFDQVLVNIGLNFDSERSTFIAPRKGIYSFNFHVVKVYNRQTIQVSLMLNGWPVISAFAGDQDVTREAASNGVLIQMEKGDRAYLKLERGNLMGGWKYSTFSGFLVFPL; translated from the exons ATGCTGGCCCTGGAGCTGCTGAGCCTGGCTTGGCTAGCCGGCGTGGTGATGGGGCAGAACGAGACGGAACCCATCATCCTGGAGGGCAAGTGTCTGGTGGTCTGTGACTCCAACCCGGCTTCCGATCCCACCGGCACGGCGCTGGGCATCTCGGTCCGGTCGGGCAGCGCCAAGGTGGCCTTCTCGGCCATCCGCAGCACCAACCACGAGCCGTCGGAGATGAGCAACCGCACCATGATCATTTACTTCGACCAG GTGCTGGTCAACATTGGGCTCAACTTTGACTCGGAACGCAGCACTTTCATCGCTCCCCGAAAGGGCATCTACAGCTTTAATTTCCACGTGGTCAAGGTGTACAACAGGCAGACCATCCAG GTGAGCTTAATGCTGAACGGGTGGCCGGTGATTTCCGCCTTTGCCGGGGATCAAGACGTCACACGAGAAGCTGCCAGCAACGGGGTCTTGATCCAGATGGAGAAAGGAGACCGCGCCTATTTAAAACTGGAGCGAGGAAATTTGATGGGGGGCTGGAAGTATTCCACTTTCTCAGGATTTCTAGTTTTTCCTCTTTAA